In a genomic window of Babylonia areolata isolate BAREFJ2019XMU chromosome 3, ASM4173473v1, whole genome shotgun sequence:
- the LOC143280379 gene encoding uncharacterized protein LOC143280379, whose translation MPLKKNRERIVNNPLENRNVGRRTGKNITAGKNIRKVAGGFENFDDYWSESEADMTREVTFVKPSTPMDVTAMKKGEACDVRPQQPSLAPPVKHLDSQSSVLVQSQAGNIEPGRDALNPFTSKQIGRRTWKDMKAGKNIRVFDGFENFDDYWSESDAESVASFCTTTSNKSKADKKSSVPSKTTSNTDTREEKQKSSNNETYGNKKDSSRVSGTFGDKTDTGKTGKDQMKTAVTSLHNQETNKESPPQDDQTEVSSTEETYSQESSTLAKDVDSQEEKDTEEDSGQEGTQGQQTDNAEEVLEEEYSQEEKLAKTRGKPDNINLEPPKEIPVSDKGKELPNEKRQKKRSKSNLFTELHTDSTADSNQPGTSTKKTSVGATSQECTTLAVEESGSSRKAKLCESSSKQPKSPAKEESKQTNSKLEAKKFKGNTTLETSDARERAVESSFDGEGSEQSEETPQSHKGSEQKEKVSGSGAKKLRVSEQKTGKIFVYVYV comes from the exons aaaaacagagaaaggattGTGAACAACCCTTTGGAAAACAGAAATGTTGGAAG GAGGACAGGAAAGAACATAACAGCCGGCAAAAACATCAGAAAAGTAGCCGGAGGTTTTGAAAATTTTGATGACTACTGGTCTGAGTCAG AAGCAGACATGACGAGAGAGGTGACCTTTGTCAAACCCAGCACACCCATGGATGTGACTGCCATGAAAAAGGGGGAGGCATGTGATGTTCGACCACAACAGCCTTCTCTCGCCCCACCAGTGAAACATTTAGATTCTCAGTCTTCAGTCCTGGTTCAGTCACAG GCTGGAAACATTGAACCAGGGAGAGATGCTTTGAACCCATTTACAAGCAAACAGATTGGGCGCCGTACATGGAAGGACATGAAGGCTGGCAAGAACATCCGTGTTTTTGACGGTTTTGAGAACTTTGATGACTACTGGTCAGAGTCAG ACGCAGAAAGTGTTGCTTCATTCTGTACAACTACAAGTAATAAAAGCAAG GCTGACAAGAAGTCTTCTGTACCTAGCAAAACCACTAGCAATACAGACACCAGGGAAGAGAAACAAAAATCAAGCAACAATgaaacctatggcaacaaaaaggaCAGCAGTAGGGTCAGTGGAACCTTTggtgacaaaacagacacaggaaAAACTGGGAAAGACCAAATGAAAACAGCTGTGACCAGTTTGCACAACCAGGAAACCAACAAAGAATCACCACCTCAGGATGACCAAACAGAGGTGTCATCCACAGAGGAAACATACAGCCAAGAAAGCAGCACCTTGGCCAAAGATGTAGACAGTCAGGAAGAAAAAGACACGGAAGAAGACAGTGGACAGGAAGGCACTCAAGGTCAACAAACCGATAATGCTGAAGAGGTTCTTGAAGAGGAATATAGCCAAGAAGAGAAGCTTGCCAAAACACGAGGGAAACCTGACAACATAAACCTGGAGCCACCAAAAGAAATCCCAGTTTCTGACAAAGGAAAGGAGCTACCCAATGAAAAAAGGCAGAAGAAACGGTCCAAGTCGAATCTTTTTACAGAACtgcacacagacagtacagcagacagtaATCAGCCTGGCACCTCCACAAAGAAAACTTCAGTTGGTGCAACCAGTCAAGAATGTACCACCCTTGCTGTAGAAGAGTCAGGCAGTTCCAGAAAGGCAAAGCTCTGTGAGTCTTCCTCCAAACAACCAAAAAGTCCTGCTAAGGAAGAATCAAAACAGACTAACAGCAAACTTGAAGCAAAAAAATTCAAAGGCAACACCACTCTTGAGACGTCAGATGCTAGGGAAAGAGCAGTTGAGAGCAGTTTTGATGGGGAAGGGTCTGAACAGAGTGAAGAAACACCGCAAAGCCACAAAGGCAGTGAGCAAAAGGAAAAGGTCTCTGGTAGCGGAGCAAAGAAACTTCGCGTTTCAGAACAAAAGACTGGTAagatttttgtgtatgtatatgtgtga